In Anaerobacillus isosaccharinicus, one genomic interval encodes:
- a CDS encoding aldehyde dehydrogenase, which translates to MESYKALVEKQRAFFRTGKTKEVKFRIESLEKLRKAVRDHEEELMKALYVDLHKTEFDAYATEIGFVLHEIRFVLKNLNSWVKPRKVKTPMTHIGSTSMIYPEPYGVSLIIAPWNYPFQLAVAPLIGAIAAGNCSILKPSELTPSTSTLMAKLIKETFPEEYIAVVEGAVATSQALLAEQFDYIFFTGSVPVGKVIMEAAAKNLTPVTLELGGKSPCIVEKTANLKLAAKRIAWGKYLNAGQTCIAPDYLYIQENCKDEFLIFFKEAIKEMFADRETYTRIVSERHFIRLREFLNDGSIYAGGHADQTSLWIEPTVLTNITWNDSVMEEEIFGPILPVLEFEDLDEVIQQIQEKPNPLALYLFSENQEVQEKIINNISFGGGCVNDTIYHITSPYLPFGGVGSSGVGAYHGKGSFDTFSHEKSILKQTTKFDIPFRYPNVKNGLKKIKMFLK; encoded by the coding sequence TTGGAAAGCTACAAAGCATTAGTAGAAAAGCAACGAGCTTTTTTTCGTACAGGTAAAACAAAAGAAGTTAAGTTTCGAATTGAGTCGCTAGAAAAGCTTCGTAAAGCAGTTCGTGATCATGAAGAAGAGCTAATGAAAGCATTATATGTGGATCTACATAAAACAGAATTTGATGCCTATGCCACTGAAATTGGATTTGTTCTACATGAAATTCGATTTGTTCTAAAAAATTTAAACTCATGGGTTAAGCCTAGGAAAGTAAAGACTCCCATGACCCATATCGGTTCGACAAGTATGATTTATCCAGAGCCTTACGGAGTTTCTTTGATAATTGCACCCTGGAATTATCCATTTCAATTGGCGGTGGCGCCTTTAATCGGGGCTATTGCTGCAGGAAACTGCTCTATTTTAAAGCCTTCAGAATTAACGCCCTCTACATCAACCTTAATGGCAAAGTTGATTAAGGAAACGTTCCCTGAAGAATACATCGCTGTTGTGGAAGGTGCAGTCGCTACAAGTCAGGCTCTACTTGCTGAACAATTTGATTACATCTTTTTTACAGGGAGTGTACCTGTTGGAAAAGTCATTATGGAGGCAGCCGCTAAAAATTTAACACCAGTAACATTAGAGTTAGGAGGAAAGAGTCCTTGTATCGTTGAGAAAACAGCAAATTTAAAGCTTGCTGCTAAGCGGATAGCTTGGGGCAAATATTTAAATGCCGGACAAACCTGCATAGCGCCCGATTATTTATATATCCAAGAAAATTGTAAAGATGAATTTCTGATTTTTTTCAAGGAAGCGATTAAAGAGATGTTTGCAGATAGGGAGACCTATACTCGTATTGTAAGCGAAAGGCACTTTATCCGCCTGAGGGAGTTTTTAAACGATGGTTCTATATATGCGGGTGGACACGCAGATCAAACTAGTTTATGGATCGAGCCGACTGTTCTTACAAATATTACTTGGAATGATTCGGTGATGGAAGAGGAGATTTTCGGACCTATTTTACCAGTTCTTGAATTTGAAGATTTAGATGAAGTCATCCAACAAATTCAAGAAAAACCAAACCCATTAGCACTCTATCTGTTTTCAGAAAACCAAGAGGTCCAAGAGAAAATCATTAACAATATCTCCTTTGGTGGTGGCTGTGTTAACGATACGATTTATCATATTACTTCACCGTATCTACCATTTGGTGGAGTGGGGAGTAGTGGCGTCGGAGCTTACCACGGAAAAGGTAGTTTTGATACGTTTTCACACGAAAAAAGCATCCTAAAGCAAACAACGAAATTTGATATTCCCTTCCGCTATCCAAATGTAAAAAACGGATTGAAGAAGATCAAGATGTTTTTGAAATAA